In the Planctomycetia bacterium genome, one interval contains:
- the lnt gene encoding apolipoprotein N-acyltransferase: MSPAARFRWLAFGGGLAMFLVQPPADLWWAAWLAPLPWLMIVRGGPLPVRRPWLTLWCAGFVHWLLAIHWLRLPHPATAVGWVALSAYLALYVPLFIWLARRLGERFRWPLVPAAAVAWMACEQARGWVLGGFTFAGLGHTQWRWTTLLQAADAVGAVGVSGLVMAGAAAIAVLLPGPSGAARRRPFREPAFGAAVLLTAVGYGQWRLATAPAPAGPAFDALLVQGSIDTELKHDPDAAADVVRHYDEITMTGLKLWPTGARPDLVVWPETMWRWSLLEIDPAREIDDAVVTQWLGPAPADAAPAVRAERQARTREAIEKQPRQALAAYARRYGTTWLVGIDKQQVTPRAAAGQFHFNCGLFLDAAGTDRGCYAKMHPVMFGEYVPLADRFPWLYRLTPLPAGLTAGREPVAVEIAGRSVAVNICYETALPEGVRSAVRRLAAGGRRPAVLVNLTNDGWFWGSSELDMHLAAAIFRAVEIRTPILVAANTGFSAVIDGSGRLLERGPRRATAALRARVWPDGRPSPWLGLGSLPTGACVAVALAVMVESGLWRRPTGGLERRDKPE, encoded by the coding sequence GTGAGCCCCGCGGCCCGGTTCCGCTGGCTCGCCTTCGGCGGCGGGCTGGCGATGTTTCTCGTCCAGCCGCCGGCCGACCTGTGGTGGGCGGCCTGGCTGGCTCCGCTGCCGTGGCTCATGATCGTGCGCGGCGGGCCGCTGCCGGTGCGGCGGCCGTGGCTCACGCTGTGGTGCGCGGGCTTCGTGCACTGGCTGCTCGCCATCCATTGGTTGCGGCTCCCCCATCCGGCCACCGCCGTCGGCTGGGTCGCGCTGTCCGCCTACCTCGCCCTCTACGTGCCGCTCTTCATCTGGCTGGCCCGCCGGCTCGGGGAGCGGTTTCGCTGGCCGCTCGTGCCCGCCGCGGCCGTCGCCTGGATGGCCTGCGAGCAGGCGCGCGGCTGGGTGCTCGGCGGATTCACCTTCGCCGGTCTCGGCCACACGCAGTGGCGCTGGACCACGCTCCTCCAGGCCGCCGACGCGGTCGGTGCGGTCGGCGTGAGCGGGCTGGTGATGGCCGGCGCGGCGGCGATCGCCGTGCTGCTTCCCGGCCCGTCCGGCGCGGCGCGGCGCCGGCCGTTCCGCGAACCGGCCTTCGGCGCCGCGGTCCTGCTGACGGCCGTCGGCTACGGGCAGTGGCGGCTGGCCACGGCCCCGGCTCCCGCCGGGCCGGCCTTCGACGCGCTCCTCGTGCAGGGCTCGATCGACACCGAGCTCAAGCACGACCCGGATGCGGCCGCCGACGTCGTCCGGCACTACGACGAGATCACCATGACGGGCCTGAAGCTGTGGCCGACGGGGGCGCGGCCCGACCTCGTCGTCTGGCCGGAGACGATGTGGCGCTGGAGCCTGCTGGAGATCGACCCCGCCAGGGAGATCGACGACGCGGTGGTGACGCAGTGGCTCGGCCCGGCGCCCGCCGACGCGGCGCCGGCGGTCCGCGCGGAACGGCAGGCCCGGACCCGGGAGGCGATCGAGAAGCAGCCGCGCCAGGCGCTGGCCGCCTACGCCCGGCGCTACGGGACGACCTGGCTGGTCGGCATCGACAAGCAGCAGGTCACGCCGCGGGCGGCCGCGGGGCAGTTCCATTTCAACTGCGGGCTGTTTCTCGATGCTGCGGGAACGGACCGCGGCTGCTACGCCAAGATGCACCCGGTGATGTTCGGAGAATACGTCCCGCTCGCCGACCGCTTCCCGTGGCTCTACCGGCTGACGCCACTGCCGGCCGGGCTGACGGCCGGCCGGGAGCCGGTCGCGGTCGAAATCGCAGGGCGGTCGGTGGCCGTGAACATCTGCTACGAAACCGCGCTCCCCGAGGGGGTGCGGTCCGCGGTGCGCCGGCTGGCCGCCGGCGGCCGGCGGCCAGCCGTGCTCGTCAACCTCACCAACGACGGCTGGTTCTGGGGTTCGAGCGAGCTCGACATGCACCTCGCCGCCGCGATTTTCCGGGCGGTCGAGATCCGCACGCCCATCCTCGTCGCGGCCAACACCGGGTTTTCCGCCGTCATCGACGGCTCCGGCCGGCTCCTGGAGCGGGGGCCGCGCCGGGCGACGGCCGCCCTGCGGGCCCGCGTCTGGCCGGACGGCCGCCCCAGCCCGTGGCTCGGCCTGGGGAGTCTGCCGACTGGGGCGTGCGTGGCGGTCGCACTGGCGGTGATGGTGGAAAGTGGGCTCTGGCGCCGGCCGACCGGCGGTCTGGAACGGCGGGACAAGCCCGAGTGA
- a CDS encoding peptidase M28 produces MVAACLGGLLVAVIGAAAEPPAFSGQRAFAHLQTICDLGPRPTGSVAMTRQRALLVEHFRAAGAKVAGQAFNIRDPRTGRPVHMENLIVEWHPDRKERILVGAHFDTRPFPDRDPRNPRGAFIGANDGASGVALLMELGAAMPGLAGPVGVDFVLFDAEEYVFQDTDRYFLGSTAFARQYAADRAAGRLGHRYRCGAIVDMVADRDLQIWQEVNSVEWPDTRPVVESIWAVARRLGVKQFVPQPKHEVKDDHLPLRTIGRIPTCDIIDFDYPAWHTMDDVPANCSAESLEAVGRVVLEWLREQR; encoded by the coding sequence ATGGTCGCGGCATGCCTCGGCGGGCTGCTCGTGGCCGTGATCGGGGCGGCCGCCGAGCCGCCGGCGTTTTCCGGACAGCGGGCCTTCGCCCACCTGCAGACGATCTGCGATCTCGGCCCGCGGCCTACCGGCTCCGTTGCCATGACCCGGCAGCGGGCCCTGCTCGTCGAGCACTTCCGCGCGGCCGGGGCGAAGGTCGCCGGGCAGGCGTTCAACATCCGCGATCCACGGACCGGCAGGCCGGTGCACATGGAGAACCTGATCGTGGAGTGGCATCCGGACCGCAAGGAACGGATTCTCGTCGGCGCGCACTTCGACACCCGGCCGTTCCCGGACCGTGATCCGCGCAATCCGCGCGGCGCGTTCATCGGCGCCAACGACGGCGCCAGCGGCGTCGCCCTGCTGATGGAGCTCGGCGCGGCCATGCCCGGGCTGGCCGGCCCGGTCGGCGTCGACTTCGTCCTCTTCGACGCCGAGGAATATGTGTTCCAGGACACGGACCGCTACTTTCTCGGCTCGACCGCCTTCGCCAGGCAGTACGCCGCCGACAGGGCGGCCGGCCGGCTCGGCCATCGCTACCGCTGTGGCGCGATCGTCGACATGGTCGCCGACCGTGACCTGCAGATCTGGCAGGAGGTCAACAGCGTCGAGTGGCCCGACACCCGGCCCGTGGTCGAGTCGATCTGGGCCGTGGCCCGGCGGCTGGGGGTGAAGCAGTTCGTGCCGCAGCCGAAACACGAGGTCAAGGACGACCACCTTCCGCTGCGCACGATCGGCCGGATCCCGACCTGCGACATCATCGACTTCGACTACCCGGCCTGGCACACGATGGACGACGTGCCGGCGAACTGCTCGGCGGAGTCGCTGGAGGCGGTGGGCCGGGTCGTGCTCGAGTGGCTGCGCGAGCAGCGCTAG